The stretch of DNA ATTTGCTCTTATCATAGCAAACATTTTAgtcaaaaaataataatatttatatgaaattttaatctttttaattatattttactaAAAAAATGTGGGAAATTGATAGGGAAATGGAAGAAGATTCATGGTCTTTGATAGCAATTGTCAAAGAATGTGCTAGAAAAGTTCCATGTAGAGCTCTTGATGATCAAGGTGCTCAAAACACCACCACCAGTCCTACCGCCGAACCCACCACCGTTGTTGTCGAAACTGACAACAACCGTCCGAATCCTTTTTCGGATGATTTTAGTGGTGGTGGCGATAATTCTGTTCAAGTTGGTGTGAGTGATAAAAACTCAGTCGAAATTGACAACCAACAAAACCCATTTTTCGATCAACTAATCGAGTCTTTTCAAATTGGTGTGAGTGGTAACAACTCTGTTGAAACCGACAACAACCAGCTAATTCCATTTCTTTATCAACTCGTTAGTAGTGATAACAACCTTGCTCAGATTGGTGTGAGTGATAACAATTCTATCGAAAACCCAATAATCCTTGACCAAAATGATGCTAGTTACAACATCCCTTCGCAAAACCCATCAACATTTTCCGACCAAATTGATGCTGGTAGCAACAATTTTCTGCAAATCCCACCACCATTTTCCATCCAAAATGATGCTAGTAAAAACTACTCTTTGCAAAATCCGTCACCATTTTCCAACCAAGTCGATGCTAGTAAAAACTACTCTTTGCAAAACCCATCACCATTTTCCAACCAAGTCGATGCTAGTAAAAACTACACTTTGCAAAACCCGTCACCATTTTCCAACCAAGTTGATGCTAGTAACAACAATTTTTTGCAAAACCCACCACCATTTTCCATCCAAAATTATGCTAGTAACAACTCTTTGCAAAACCCGTCACCATTTTCCATCCAAAATGTTGCTAGTAACAATTCTTTGCAAAACCCGTCACCATTTTCCATCCAAAATGTTGCTAGTAACAACTCTTTGCAAAATCCGTCACCATTTTCCATCCAAAATGTTGCTAGTAACAACTCTTTGCAAAAACCGTCACCATTTTCCATCCAAAATGTTGCTAGtaacaactctttccaaaaccctTCACCATTTTTCAACCAAGTTAATGCTAGTAGCAACTCTTTGCAAAACCCGTCGCCATTTTTCAACCAAGTTAATGCTAGTAGCAACTCTTTGCAAAACCCGTCACCATTTTTCAACCAAGTCAATGCTAGTAACAACAACTCTTTGCAAATCCCATCACCATTTTCCAACCAAGTTGTCGCTAGTAACAACTCTTTGCAAATCCCATCACCATTTTCCAACCAAGTTGTCGCTAGTAACAACAACTCTTTGCAAAACCCGTCACCATTTTCCAACCAAAAAGATGCTAGTACTCGCGACTGGGCTGTTCCGTTACCTCGATCAGGAGGTAGGAGTTCATGTGGTCATCATTTCATGGATTTATTCCAACCTTTATTGATGGCTCCTCAAAACAATCCTAATtcaaatccaaatccaaatcaTAATAGTACTAAGGAAGTTCATCCACTACAAGATTTCAATACAGTCCCTAATTTTACTGCTAATACTCAGAGGGATCCTGGTTTATACCGTTTTCCTCAAAGGAAAAGGTAAATTTTATAAAATTCTAcattatttatataattaaagTTCAATTATTTATCATCTTTTTATTTAgacatattaattttatttatttattttatgtgtTTTTTAAGCAGGAAATTTGAAACTAACAGAAGAGTGTACAGAGTGACCCTAGAAGAGTTGAGCAAAAATGACAAATGGGCATGGCGCAAATATGGCCAGAAACCTATTAAAGGCTCTCCGTACCCTAGGTACGTTGTTCGTTACATCTACGACTTTTTTTGGACtcgatataaaaaaaaaaatacttcgtAACAAATGTCAGTTTCTTAGAAAAACTTACGTGTCAAAACATGAAATTTTATAATAAAAGTTCgggataatttttttttatgttgatCGGTACTATCATGTTATATAAAAATATGATTAGCGTGTGTTGATTAAGCGATAATTTGGTTGATAGGAACTATTATAAGTGTAGCAGTAATAAGGAATGCATGGCGAAAAAACAAGTGGAGCGAAGCCCCATTGAACCGGAAAGCTACTTGGTCACCTACACCGGTGAACATTTTCATCCCCACCCGGCCTACAGAAGTCATGGTGGCCATCGAGTAAGAAAATCTGTCCTAGTATCTAACTCGATAGAGGAGAATAATGAATCTCCGACTAGTACTATGGCAACTCATTTGAGTGGTGGTTTGTCTGGTTCTGGAGAGAATGTGGTTGTTATGGATGGTGCTGAGGACGGTGGTGCTGGTGCTGAGGATTGTGGTGATAGTGAGACTGAAGGGAGTAACTATGATGGTATTTTAGTTCCAAATCCTATGGTGGATATGAATTTTGAGAATGCtgatggatatggatatggatatggaaaTGAGACGGAGAAAATTGAGTGTAACCCGGTTGTAAATATGGGTATCCATGGAGAAGGAACAAGTGGTGGAGTTAATTAAGCTTGGTAACAAGTTCTCAAGTGTTGCATGGCAATGAGGAAGGTGTATGTTCTATGGGTTAATTAAGGGGTAAACTTTATGGTAAACTTTATTTATGGCCTTTAAGTTTAATTAATGTATGAGTTTTTAATCTTTTAGGGTGCTTTTTCTAAATGTATATTGCAttttctaaaaataaaacaaaaataaacgCACCCTAAAAGTTGAAAACTTGTATTTTAATACTCTTAAAGGCTCATATAGTCTAATTATAAGTTGTGGTAGTTTTCTTTATGTTGTAAGCTTTAATAAATGTAATTAGTTTATTGTACTTTGTGTCCTGTAATTTAAAAAAATTTAATGGGAAAGaaattttcatttgttttaattaattcttgATTTATTTCGAAGTTCTTTATTACTTTCATATATTATCAGTTTCATTTCCCTTATGATTTTGTCAACTGAACTATAACTCGAACAAAATTAACTTATAAGTTGATAATATGAATTgaactcaaacttaaagctaaaAAAGTTGAATTTCATCGAAATAATAATTTTtatcaacaataataatgaattaattaaactcAATAAAAAATCACTTATTTACTAAATTTAATAAATTTAGTTAAATAAAATTTTTGGATCGGACAATGACTCGTAAATAGAGAGTTCAGAACGTAAAGGAGACAGAAAACACTATTTTATAAATTACAAAAAACATCGTCGTAAATTTTTATGCCTCAAGTGCTTAATTAATACACCGTACATCACAAAAACTACTCCGTATATACAAGTACAACGTACTTTGTATTTACCTTAGAAGTGACAAGTGCTTAATTAATACACCGTACATCACAAAAACTACTCCGTATATACAAGTACAACGTACTTTGTATTTACCTTAGAAGTGACAAGCGAATAAAGTAATATTATCAATGCATTTGTAAATTTATGATAAATTTTTTAGTCAAATAATCAATAGGTAATAATTGATCAAGTCATATCCAAAGATTCTAACTTTTCtgagaaaaaaaaacaaaggaaTAAATTCGTGATCCATCAAAACTGCAGTATAAAATGAAGATGATACACATGAGTAAATAAATGCAAAAGCAGTGAAATTTTACCAATTATAGAAACTAGTTACTGCATTGCGTGATG from Silene latifolia isolate original U9 population chromosome 10, ASM4854445v1, whole genome shotgun sequence encodes:
- the LOC141608672 gene encoding uncharacterized protein LOC141608672 — its product is MWEIDREMEEDSWSLIAIVKECARKVPCRALDDQGAQNTTTSPTAEPTTVVVETDNNRPNPFSDDFSGGGDNSVQVGVSDKNSVEIDNQQNPFFDQLIESFQIGVSGNNSVETDNNQLIPFLYQLVSSDNNLAQIGVSDNNSIENPIILDQNDASYNIPSQNPSTFSDQIDAGSNNFLQIPPPFSIQNDASKNYSLQNPSPFSNQVDASKNYSLQNPSPFSNQVDASKNYTLQNPSPFSNQVDASNNNFLQNPPPFSIQNYASNNSLQNPSPFSIQNVASNNSLQNPSPFSIQNVASNNSLQNPSPFSIQNVASNNSLQKPSPFSIQNVASNNSFQNPSPFFNQVNASSNSLQNPSPFFNQVNASSNSLQNPSPFFNQVNASNNNSLQIPSPFSNQVVASNNSLQIPSPFSNQVVASNNNSLQNPSPFSNQKDASTRDWAVPLPRSGGRSSCGHHFMDLFQPLLMAPQNNPNSNPNPNHNSTKEVHPLQDFNTVPNFTANTQRDPGLYRFPQRKRKFETNRRVYRVTLEELSKNDKWAWRKYGQKPIKGSPYPRNYYKCSSNKECMAKKQVERSPIEPESYLVTYTGEHFHPHPAYRSHGGHRVRKSVLVSNSIEENNESPTSTMATHLSGGLSGSGENVVVMDGAEDGGAGAEDCGDSETEGSNYDGILVPNPMVDMNFENADGYGYGYGNETEKIECNPVVNMGIHGEGTSGGVN